One window of the Xiphophorus couchianus chromosome 12, X_couchianus-1.0, whole genome shotgun sequence genome contains the following:
- the LOC114154058 gene encoding Golgi-associated plant pathogenesis-related protein 1-like: MADETFKKQFLDAHNNYRAAHGAQNLTYNGDLNSAAQKWAEHLLQSNTMKHSNIEDGENIYYSYNSEKVTPQGKSAVDSWYGEIKDYDFTRPGVQPKTGHFTQVVWKDTKELGVGVATDGHTVFVVGQYRPGGNITNAGYFEKNVQQKH, encoded by the exons aTGGCAG atgaaaccTTTAAGAAACAGTTCCTGGACGCACATAATAACTACAGGGCTGCGCACGGTGCTCAGAACCTGACCTACAATGGTGATCTGAACTCTGCAGCGCAGAAATGGGCTGAGCATCTTCTGCAATCTAACACCATGAAACACAGTAACATTGAGGATGGCGAAAACATCTACTACTCATACAATTCAGAGAAAGTTACACCACAAG GAAAGTCAGCTGTAGATTCTTGGTACGGTGAAATCAAGGATTATGACTTCACCCGGCCTGGAGTCCAACCAAAAACTG GACATTTTACCCAGGTGGTGTGGAAAGACACCAAGGAGCTTGGTGTTGGCGTGGCCACCGATGGTCACACTGTCTTTGTGGTTGGGCAATACCGCCCAGGTGGGAACATAACAAACGCaggttattttgaaaaaaacgttcaacaaaaacactaa